A portion of the Chlamydiota bacterium genome contains these proteins:
- the purH gene encoding bifunctional phosphoribosylaminoimidazolecarboxamide formyltransferase/IMP cyclohydrolase, which translates to MRPVRRALISVHDKRGVAEFARGLAGLGVSVISTGGTARHLRAAGVCVTEVSDFTGVAETLGGRVKTLHPKLHAGILACRDSEAHRLEMERAGWKSIDLVAVNLPPAPPAEGIDLHALLETVDIGGPALLRAAAKNCRDVVVVCSPARYGIVLEELVAGDGTVPDGLRVRLAREAFEATACYDARVQRLLYRHTSPAAHAFPLELSFDSAKKEELRYGENPHQRAAIYRLLSCGEPSAAEGTLLCGKALSYNNYVDLDAALEIVKEFQTPACAIVKHGNPCGVAIAERLLEAYRRARATDPESAFGGIVGFGGEVDEELAAELASTFLECVVAPSFTAAARRALGEKKNLRLLEVPSLAGWTGRHAAGDAGFEVRSITGGLLLQDRDTGSVGLGDLRQVTEARPTIAESRSILFAWAVVRHVRSNAIVIAGDGETVGIGAGQMSRVDAARLAILKARKPIAGCVAASDGFFPFRDAVDELARAGVRTLVQPGGSRMDPEVIKACDELGVAMVFTGMRCFRH; encoded by the coding sequence ATGCGTCCGGTGCGCCGCGCGCTCATAAGCGTCCATGACAAGCGGGGCGTCGCAGAGTTCGCGCGCGGCCTCGCCGGACTCGGTGTCTCCGTCATCTCCACCGGCGGGACCGCCCGGCACCTGCGCGCCGCGGGCGTTTGTGTCACGGAGGTGTCCGATTTTACGGGCGTTGCGGAGACGCTCGGCGGGCGCGTGAAGACCCTGCATCCGAAGCTGCACGCGGGGATACTCGCCTGCAGGGACAGCGAGGCGCACCGCCTCGAGATGGAGCGCGCGGGGTGGAAGTCGATCGACCTCGTGGCGGTCAACCTTCCCCCGGCGCCGCCCGCGGAGGGGATCGACCTCCACGCCCTGCTCGAAACCGTTGACATCGGCGGCCCGGCGCTCCTGCGGGCCGCGGCGAAGAACTGCCGCGACGTGGTTGTGGTCTGCTCCCCGGCGCGGTACGGCATCGTGCTCGAGGAGCTCGTTGCGGGAGACGGCACGGTGCCGGACGGGTTGCGGGTGCGGCTGGCGCGCGAGGCGTTCGAGGCGACCGCCTGCTACGACGCCAGGGTGCAGCGCCTGCTGTACCGGCACACCTCCCCCGCCGCGCACGCCTTCCCGCTCGAGCTTTCGTTCGACAGCGCCAAGAAGGAGGAGCTTCGCTACGGCGAGAATCCGCACCAGCGGGCCGCGATCTACCGGCTGCTCTCCTGCGGCGAGCCGTCGGCGGCGGAGGGGACCCTGCTCTGCGGCAAGGCGCTCTCCTACAACAACTACGTGGATCTCGACGCCGCGCTGGAGATCGTGAAGGAGTTCCAGACGCCCGCCTGCGCGATCGTCAAGCACGGCAATCCGTGCGGAGTCGCGATCGCGGAGCGGCTGCTGGAGGCGTACCGGAGGGCGCGGGCGACGGATCCGGAGTCGGCGTTCGGCGGCATCGTCGGTTTCGGAGGCGAGGTGGACGAGGAGCTCGCGGCGGAGCTCGCCTCGACGTTCCTGGAGTGCGTCGTCGCGCCGTCGTTCACCGCCGCGGCGCGCCGGGCGCTGGGGGAGAAGAAAAACCTCCGCCTCCTCGAGGTGCCCTCCCTGGCCGGGTGGACCGGCAGGCACGCGGCCGGGGATGCGGGGTTTGAGGTGCGCTCGATCACCGGCGGCCTGCTCCTGCAGGATCGGGACACCGGCTCGGTGGGCCTGGGGGACCTCCGGCAGGTGACGGAGGCCAGGCCGACGATCGCGGAGTCGCGCTCGATCCTCTTCGCATGGGCCGTCGTGAGGCATGTCCGGTCGAACGCGATCGTGATCGCCGGGGACGGCGAGACCGTGGGGATCGGCGCGGGGCAGATGAGCAGGGTGGACGCCGCGCGGCTCGCCATACTCAAGGCCCGGAAACCGATCGCCGGGTGCGTGGCCGCCTCGGACGGTTTCTTCCCGTTCCGTGACGCCGTGGACGAGCTGGCGCGCGCGGGGGTGCGGACGCTCGTGCAGCCGGGCGGCTCCCGGATGGACCCGGAGGTCATCAAGGCCTGCGACGAGCTCGGGGTGGCGATGGTGTTCACGGGGATGCGGTGCTTCAGACACTGA
- a CDS encoding threonylcarbamoyl-AMP synthase produces the protein MTATRIIELSGGASDAEALAEAAAALGEGKTVVFPTETVYGLGCCASMPEAVRRVYEIKGRAWGKPLAAYVVSVAEAVRYGVVFSEEARRLAERFWPGPLTLLLPDAGGNRVGFRCPGDPRALALIRRAGVPVAGTSANRSGEAPPADGAEAVRLMDGLADLVLAAGPARLGRESSIVDLAGPEPRLVREGAVGCGEIEEALGRPLLRGDADDRAGAAGRRRKGRA, from the coding sequence ATGACCGCGACGAGGATCATCGAACTCTCCGGCGGCGCGTCGGATGCGGAAGCCCTCGCCGAGGCGGCGGCGGCGCTCGGGGAAGGCAAGACGGTCGTGTTCCCGACGGAGACCGTCTACGGGCTCGGGTGCTGCGCGTCGATGCCGGAGGCGGTGCGCCGCGTCTACGAGATCAAGGGGCGGGCGTGGGGGAAGCCGCTCGCCGCGTATGTCGTCTCCGTCGCGGAGGCGGTCCGCTACGGGGTCGTCTTCTCCGAGGAGGCGCGCCGGCTTGCGGAACGATTCTGGCCGGGCCCGCTGACGCTGCTCCTCCCGGACGCCGGAGGAAACCGCGTCGGCTTCCGCTGCCCCGGCGATCCCCGGGCGCTCGCCCTGATCCGGCGGGCGGGCGTGCCGGTGGCGGGAACGAGCGCGAACAGGAGCGGGGAGGCGCCGCCGGCGGACGGGGCCGAGGCGGTGCGCCTGATGGACGGACTCGCCGACCTGGTGCTGGCGGCGGGACCCGCGCGCCTCGGACGGGAGTCCTCGATCGTCGATCTCGCGGGGCCGGAACCCCGCTTGGTCCGGGAGGGGGCGGTCGGGTGTGGTGAGATCGAGGAGGCGCTGGGACGGCCGCTCCTGCGCGGGGACGCGGACGATCGCGCCGGGGCGGCGGGGCGACGGCGAAAGGGCAGGGCATGA
- the rpiB gene encoding ribose 5-phosphate isomerase B: protein MRISLGSDHGGYEVKEALKRRLGEAGHTVIDFGCAGTDPADYPEYGARAARAVASGDCARGILVCKSGIGMSMVGNKIPGVRAALCLDEEMAESSRRHNDANVLALAANRTGPAEAIRIAERWLAAPFEGGRHARRVAAMTGLEKERCGR, encoded by the coding sequence ATGAGGATTTCGCTCGGGAGCGATCACGGGGGGTACGAGGTGAAGGAGGCGCTGAAACGGCGCCTCGGGGAAGCGGGGCACACGGTAATCGATTTCGGCTGCGCCGGGACCGACCCGGCGGACTATCCCGAGTACGGCGCGCGCGCCGCGCGGGCGGTCGCATCAGGCGACTGCGCGCGGGGGATCCTCGTCTGCAAGAGCGGGATCGGGATGTCGATGGTGGGCAACAAGATCCCAGGGGTGCGCGCGGCGTTGTGCCTCGACGAGGAGATGGCCGAGTCGAGCAGGCGGCACAACGATGCGAACGTGCTCGCCCTCGCGGCGAACCGTACCGGCCCCGCGGAGGCGATCAGGATCGCGGAGCGGTGGCTCGCGGCGCCGTTCGAGGGGGGCCGCCACGCGCGGCGCGTGGCGGCGATGACGGGGCTGGAGAAGGAGCGGTGCGGTCGCTGA
- a CDS encoding serine hydroxymethyltransferase — protein MENLRRTDPEVCDAVENEMRRQSDEIELIASENFTSAAVLEAAGSVLTNKYAEGYPAQRYYDGCENVDRVEELARARAIALFGAEHANVQPHSGTQANMAVYFTVLSPGDAILSMDLAHGGHLSMGHRVNFSGRLYRIHSYGVRRDTERIDYEEVARLAAAVKPKLLIAGASAYPRLIDYARFAEIARGSGALLMVDMAHVAGLVAAGCHPSPVPHADFVTSTTHKTLRGPRGGLVLCRARFARDLDRAVFPGMQGGPLMHLIAAKAVALKEAQGEAFAAYQRQVVKNAAALAAALASRGFRIVSGGTDNHLMLVDLTPRGLTGKEASDALHAGGITVNKNMIPFDTRTPFVTSGIRIGTPAVTTRGMREGEMERIAELIERALQGIGDPAAAVAVRKRVAALCGAFPLPYGGKRG, from the coding sequence CTGGAGAACCTGAGAAGAACCGACCCCGAGGTGTGCGACGCGGTCGAGAACGAGATGCGGCGGCAGTCCGACGAGATCGAGCTGATCGCCTCGGAGAACTTCACGAGCGCCGCGGTGCTGGAGGCGGCCGGCTCGGTGCTGACGAACAAGTACGCCGAGGGGTACCCGGCGCAGCGATACTACGACGGCTGCGAGAACGTGGATCGCGTCGAGGAGCTCGCCCGTGCACGTGCAATCGCGCTCTTCGGCGCCGAGCATGCGAACGTCCAGCCGCACTCGGGCACGCAGGCGAATATGGCGGTCTACTTCACCGTGCTCTCCCCCGGGGACGCGATCCTCTCCATGGACCTCGCCCACGGCGGGCACCTCTCGATGGGGCACCGGGTCAACTTCTCGGGCAGGCTGTACCGGATCCACTCGTACGGGGTGCGCCGGGACACCGAGCGGATAGACTACGAAGAGGTCGCGCGGCTGGCCGCCGCCGTGAAACCGAAACTCCTGATCGCGGGGGCGAGCGCCTATCCGCGGCTGATCGACTACGCCCGCTTCGCCGAGATCGCGCGCGGTTCGGGCGCGCTGCTGATGGTGGACATGGCGCACGTGGCGGGACTCGTGGCGGCGGGGTGCCACCCGTCGCCGGTCCCCCACGCGGACTTCGTGACCAGCACGACGCACAAGACGCTCCGCGGGCCGCGGGGCGGGCTGGTGCTGTGCCGCGCCCGTTTCGCCCGCGATCTCGATCGCGCGGTCTTCCCGGGCATGCAGGGCGGCCCGCTGATGCACCTGATCGCCGCCAAGGCCGTGGCGCTGAAGGAGGCGCAGGGAGAGGCGTTCGCCGCCTACCAGCGGCAGGTCGTCAAGAACGCGGCGGCGCTCGCCGCGGCGCTCGCCTCCCGTGGCTTCAGGATCGTCTCCGGGGGCACCGACAATCACCTGATGCTGGTGGACCTCACCCCGCGGGGCCTCACCGGGAAGGAGGCCTCGGACGCCCTCCACGCGGGCGGGATCACGGTCAACAAGAACATGATCCCGTTCGACACGCGCACGCCGTTCGTCACGAGCGGAATCAGGATCGGGACGCCGGCGGTCACGACGCGCGGGATGCGGGAGGGGGAGATGGAGCGCATCGCGGAACTGATCGAGCGGGCGTTGCAGGGGATCGGCGATCCGGCCGCGGCGGTCGCGGTGCGGAAAAGGGTCGCGGCACTGTGCGGTGCGTTTCCGCTGCCGTACGGCGGGAAGCGGGGGTGA
- a CDS encoding BMP family ABC transporter substrate-binding protein: MARLCAAALALALWAMAGSGGAVEPVKEIRAGFVYVAPVGDAGWNWAHDEGRKGLEKLPFVSRTRFVENVREGADATRVMTQFAEMGFNLIFATSYGYMDPCAEVAAKYPNAFFLHCSGSRRSANMTSYFGRMYQARYLTGIVAGKMTKRDQIGYVAAHPIPEVIRGINAFTLGVRSVNPKAKVRVVWTYTWFDPAREKQAAESLIEVGADVIAQHQDSAGPQQAAQEKGVWSIGYNTDQSRFAPKAHLTSAVWNWGPLYTKIATELHEGRWTNEPVWWGIETGIVDIAPLGPMVPDEVRTLVAKRKREIAEKRLVVFRGPVRDQGGRTAIPEGKTLDDAELQAMNWFVEGVEGKAPR; this comes from the coding sequence ATGGCGAGACTGTGTGCGGCGGCGCTGGCCCTGGCGCTGTGGGCAATGGCAGGGTCGGGGGGGGCGGTGGAGCCGGTGAAGGAGATCCGGGCGGGCTTCGTCTACGTGGCGCCGGTCGGCGACGCGGGCTGGAATTGGGCGCACGACGAGGGGAGGAAGGGGCTCGAGAAGCTCCCGTTCGTCTCCAGGACCCGTTTCGTGGAGAACGTGCGGGAGGGGGCCGACGCCACGCGCGTGATGACCCAGTTCGCCGAGATGGGATTCAACCTGATCTTCGCGACGAGCTACGGCTATATGGACCCGTGCGCGGAGGTGGCCGCGAAATACCCGAACGCCTTCTTCCTGCACTGCTCGGGCTCGAGGCGTTCCGCCAATATGACCAGCTACTTCGGCCGGATGTACCAGGCGCGCTACCTCACCGGGATCGTCGCGGGGAAGATGACGAAACGCGACCAGATCGGCTACGTCGCCGCGCACCCGATCCCCGAGGTGATCCGCGGCATCAACGCCTTCACGCTCGGCGTCCGGTCGGTCAACCCGAAGGCGAAGGTGCGGGTCGTCTGGACCTACACCTGGTTCGACCCGGCGCGCGAGAAGCAGGCCGCCGAGAGCCTCATCGAGGTCGGGGCGGACGTGATCGCCCAGCACCAGGACTCCGCCGGCCCGCAGCAGGCGGCCCAGGAGAAGGGGGTCTGGAGCATCGGCTACAACACCGACCAGAGCCGGTTCGCGCCGAAGGCGCACCTCACCTCGGCGGTCTGGAACTGGGGCCCCCTCTACACGAAGATCGCGACGGAGCTTCACGAGGGGAGATGGACGAACGAGCCGGTCTGGTGGGGGATCGAGACCGGGATCGTGGACATCGCCCCGCTCGGGCCGATGGTCCCCGACGAGGTGCGGACGCTCGTCGCGAAGAGGAAGCGGGAGATCGCGGAGAAGCGGCTCGTGGTCTTTCGCGGCCCGGTAAGGGACCAGGGGGGGCGGACGGCGATCCCCGAGGGGAAGACGCTCGACGACGCGGAGCTCCAGGCGATGAACTGGTTCGTGGAGGGGGTGGAGGGGAAGGCGCCGAGGTAG
- a CDS encoding ABC transporter ATP-binding protein, with protein sequence MDALAVRMRGIRKRFPGVAAADGVDFDLRRGEIHTLLGENGAGKSTLMQILSGLYRPDAGEIEIDGRPVAIRSPRNALALGIGMLHQHSMLIPRHTVAENAALLMPDLSFLYRAREIERRVAETAQRYGFAVDPGAPAWQLSVGEQQRAEIVALLLRRARILILDEPTAVLAPAEIRSLFAVMRGLAAEGRSIVFISHKLDEVMEISDRITVLRKGRRVAVLDRAATSERALARLMVGRGCDAPAPAAARTGGLPVVELRGIEAFGDRGAPALRGVDLDLRCGEILGIAGVSGNGQRELEQVLTGLRKPSAGRYRLLGREMSAASPAAIIARGLACIPGDRSRVGTAAGLGAVENLILKRRRLPPVGAGILLRAGEAEEWARELIERYSISVPDLRLPVRLLSGGNLQKIVLARELASGPRALLAVHPTRGLDIGAAGEVRAALLTMRDCGAAVLLISEDLDEILALGDRVAVMHRGRLSGAMRRGEAHRETIGLLMTGQGPGAERVEAEG encoded by the coding sequence ATCGACGCCCTCGCGGTGCGGATGCGCGGCATCCGGAAGCGTTTCCCCGGCGTGGCGGCCGCGGACGGCGTCGACTTCGATCTGCGCCGCGGCGAGATCCACACCCTCCTCGGGGAGAACGGGGCCGGCAAATCCACCCTGATGCAGATCCTCTCCGGCCTCTACCGCCCCGACGCCGGGGAGATCGAGATCGACGGGCGTCCTGTGGCGATCCGTTCGCCGCGAAACGCCCTCGCCCTCGGCATCGGGATGCTCCACCAGCACAGCATGCTCATCCCGCGCCACACGGTGGCCGAGAACGCGGCGCTCCTGATGCCCGACCTTTCGTTCCTCTACCGCGCGCGCGAGATCGAGCGGCGCGTCGCGGAGACGGCGCAACGCTACGGTTTCGCGGTGGACCCGGGCGCCCCCGCCTGGCAGCTCTCGGTCGGCGAGCAGCAGCGGGCCGAGATCGTCGCGCTCCTGCTCAGGCGGGCGCGTATCCTCATCCTGGATGAGCCGACGGCGGTGCTCGCCCCGGCCGAGATCCGCTCCCTGTTCGCCGTGATGCGCGGCCTCGCCGCGGAGGGGCGTTCGATCGTCTTCATCTCGCACAAGCTCGACGAGGTGATGGAGATCTCCGACCGGATCACCGTGCTCAGGAAGGGACGGCGGGTCGCGGTGCTCGATCGGGCGGCGACGAGCGAGAGGGCGCTCGCCCGCCTGATGGTGGGGCGGGGATGCGACGCACCCGCTCCCGCGGCCGCGCGGACGGGGGGGCTGCCGGTGGTCGAACTCAGGGGGATCGAGGCGTTCGGCGACCGCGGCGCCCCCGCCCTGCGCGGGGTCGACCTCGACCTGCGGTGCGGGGAGATCCTCGGCATCGCGGGGGTCTCCGGCAACGGGCAGCGTGAGCTCGAGCAGGTGCTCACCGGCCTGCGGAAGCCCTCGGCGGGACGGTACAGGCTGCTCGGGAGGGAGATGTCGGCGGCCTCCCCCGCGGCGATCATCGCCCGCGGGCTCGCCTGCATCCCCGGCGACCGGAGCAGGGTCGGCACCGCCGCGGGGCTCGGCGCGGTCGAGAACCTCATCCTGAAGCGCCGCCGCCTGCCCCCGGTCGGGGCGGGGATCCTGCTGCGGGCCGGCGAGGCCGAGGAGTGGGCGCGGGAACTCATCGAGCGCTACTCGATCTCCGTCCCCGATCTGCGCCTCCCCGTCCGGCTGCTTTCGGGCGGGAACCTTCAAAAGATCGTCCTCGCCCGGGAGCTCGCGTCCGGGCCGCGGGCCCTCCTCGCGGTCCACCCGACGCGGGGTCTCGACATCGGGGCGGCCGGGGAGGTCCGCGCCGCCCTCCTGACGATGCGGGACTGCGGGGCGGCGGTGCTGCTCATATCCGAGGACCTCGACGAAATCCTCGCCCTCGGCGACAGGGTGGCGGTGATGCACCGGGGGAGGCTGAGCGGGGCGATGCGGCGGGGGGAGGCACACCGAGAGACCATCGGCCTCCTGATGACGGGGCAGGGGCCCGGGGCGGAGCGGGTGGAGGCGGAAGGATGA
- a CDS encoding ABC transporter permease, with translation MVPALEKRLQATRPLRAAVTLGSLALALLLGGAVIAAVGVNPLDAYAALCRGAFGTRYGLAETTVKAIPLLFCGLSVSLALRMRLWNIGAEGQYVAGALAASLVALGIPGFGRPAYFVLMLLASFAAGALWGAVPGLLRARLNVSEIITTLLLNWVAIYLVQFFVYGPLRGADGFPFTSPFPPAACLAQLGWGRVHAGIFLAAAAVLALRFALERTVWGYEVRVIGDSPECARYAGMAIGRNIVAVMAAAGGLAGLAGFCQVAGVECRIPREIFAQYGYTAIIVAWLARARPLGVALVAFLFGGLLTGGEMIQIDLGVPISAINILTGSILFFLLAGDLFLDYRVVMRRAVSSRGGADG, from the coding sequence ATAGTGCCCGCGCTCGAGAAGCGGCTTCAGGCGACGCGGCCTTTGCGCGCCGCGGTCACGCTCGGCTCGCTCGCCCTCGCGCTGCTTCTGGGCGGCGCCGTGATCGCGGCGGTCGGCGTCAACCCCCTCGACGCCTACGCCGCGCTCTGCAGGGGGGCGTTCGGGACCCGCTACGGCCTCGCGGAGACGACGGTCAAGGCGATCCCGCTCCTCTTCTGCGGCCTGAGCGTCTCGCTGGCGCTCCGGATGCGGCTCTGGAACATCGGGGCGGAGGGACAGTACGTGGCCGGGGCGCTCGCCGCCTCCCTCGTCGCGCTCGGCATCCCCGGCTTCGGCCGCCCCGCCTACTTCGTCCTGATGCTCCTGGCCTCGTTCGCCGCCGGGGCGCTCTGGGGCGCGGTCCCGGGCCTGCTCCGCGCGCGCCTGAACGTGAGCGAGATCATCACCACGCTTCTGTTGAACTGGGTGGCGATCTACCTCGTCCAGTTCTTCGTCTACGGCCCCCTCCGCGGGGCGGACGGATTTCCGTTCACGAGCCCGTTTCCTCCCGCCGCCTGCCTCGCGCAGCTCGGGTGGGGGAGGGTCCACGCCGGAATCTTCCTGGCCGCTGCGGCCGTGCTCGCGCTCCGGTTCGCGCTCGAGAGGACCGTCTGGGGGTACGAGGTCAGGGTGATCGGCGACAGCCCGGAGTGCGCCCGCTACGCCGGGATGGCGATCGGGCGGAACATCGTCGCGGTGATGGCCGCGGCCGGCGGGCTTGCCGGGCTCGCCGGCTTCTGCCAGGTCGCGGGGGTCGAGTGCAGGATCCCGCGCGAAATCTTCGCCCAGTACGGCTACACCGCGATCATCGTCGCCTGGCTCGCGCGGGCGCGCCCGCTCGGCGTGGCGCTGGTCGCGTTTCTCTTCGGGGGGCTCCTCACCGGGGGGGAGATGATCCAGATCGACCTCGGCGTCCCGATATCGGCGATCAACATCCTCACCGGGTCGATCCTCTTCTTCCTTCTCGCCGGGGATCTGTTCCTGGACTATCGGGTCGTCATGCGGAGAGCCGTCTCGTCGCGGGGGGGGGCGGATGGATAG
- a CDS encoding ABC transporter permease has translation MDSGLGFVQAVLAAAVDQGAPLLLVALGEIISERAGVLNLGAEGMMLMGAVCGFAACGAGSSLLAGVAAAMLAGGLFSLAHAVLSVTFRANQIVSGLALSILGLGLSSFIGERMDLILQPAALGFTAIEIPLLSRLPFLGPALFRQNLLAYAAYALAPATWFFLFRTRLGLCIRAVGESPATADVTGVRVAAVRYLCVTLGGILAGLGGAYLSLALSPGWKEQMTAGRGWVALALVIFGAWHPGRAALGALLFGALYSLDTRMQARGTVIPVQFLQMIPYIGTIVFLSVAQRGSSRRAASAPEALGRPYFREEKE, from the coding sequence ATGGATAGCGGGCTCGGCTTCGTCCAGGCGGTGCTCGCGGCGGCGGTGGACCAGGGCGCGCCGCTGCTGCTCGTCGCGCTCGGCGAGATCATCTCCGAGCGCGCCGGGGTGCTGAACCTCGGCGCCGAGGGGATGATGCTGATGGGGGCGGTCTGCGGCTTCGCGGCGTGCGGCGCGGGGTCGAGCCTCCTCGCGGGCGTCGCGGCGGCGATGCTCGCCGGGGGGCTGTTCAGCCTCGCCCACGCCGTCCTCTCGGTGACGTTCAGGGCCAACCAGATCGTGAGCGGCCTCGCCCTCTCCATCCTGGGCCTGGGCCTCTCCTCGTTCATCGGGGAGCGGATGGACCTGATCCTGCAGCCCGCGGCGCTCGGCTTCACCGCGATCGAGATCCCCCTCCTGTCGCGGCTGCCGTTTCTCGGCCCGGCGCTCTTCCGACAGAACCTTCTCGCCTACGCGGCCTACGCCCTCGCCCCCGCGACCTGGTTTTTCCTCTTCAGGACGCGGCTCGGCCTGTGCATCCGCGCGGTCGGGGAGAGCCCGGCGACGGCGGACGTGACGGGGGTGCGGGTCGCCGCCGTGCGGTACCTCTGCGTGACGCTCGGCGGGATCCTCGCCGGGCTCGGCGGGGCGTACCTCTCGCTCGCCCTATCCCCGGGATGGAAGGAGCAGATGACCGCGGGGCGCGGCTGGGTGGCGCTCGCCCTCGTGATATTCGGCGCCTGGCATCCCGGCAGGGCGGCGCTCGGGGCGCTGCTCTTCGGGGCGCTCTACTCGCTCGACACGAGGATGCAGGCGCGCGGGACCGTCATCCCGGTGCAGTTCCTCCAGATGATCCCGTACATCGGCACGATCGTCTTTCTCTCGGTCGCCCAGCGGGGGTCGTCGCGGCGCGCGGCATCCGCGCCGGAGGCGCTGGGGAGGCCGTACTTCAGGGAGGAGAAGGAGTAG
- a CDS encoding sodium:alanine symporter family protein, whose product MLQDFADLFAWLAAHARLGPFLSRVSDAVWGPPMLALLFGTHLFLTFRLGLIQRHTWKAIRLSFSRGGGGRGDISQFASLMTALAATIGAGNIVGVATVVGAGGPGAVLWMWLTGLFGIATKYAEALLSVKYRVTTEDGSMAGGPMYVLEKGLGCRWLGLVFAALTATAAFGIGNMVQANSIATMLRDSFGVSPWLTGAALTACTALVMIRGIRSIARVCSLLVPFMAVFYILGCAALLLAGARGIPGTIALIFRSAFTGQAALGGFVGAGVRDAVRYGIARGLFSNESGMGSAPIVAAAARSRTPIDQALISMTGTFWDTVVVCAMTGLVLVNSGAWTSGLQGAALTSAAFAGIPRVGPTVLAVGLCTFVASTIFGWCYYGEKAIEYLLGARAIEPYRRIWVAAVMAGSVLSIPSVWAFADIANALMAVPNLVSLVLLSGVAAAETKAGLKRLCGP is encoded by the coding sequence ATGCTCCAGGACTTCGCCGATCTGTTCGCATGGCTGGCCGCGCACGCGCGGCTCGGGCCGTTCCTCTCCCGCGTCAGCGACGCGGTCTGGGGCCCGCCGATGCTCGCGCTCCTCTTCGGCACGCACCTGTTCCTCACCTTCCGGCTCGGCCTCATCCAGCGACACACCTGGAAGGCGATCAGACTCTCGTTTTCCCGCGGGGGCGGTGGCCGGGGCGACATCAGCCAGTTCGCCTCCCTGATGACGGCCCTCGCCGCGACGATCGGCGCCGGCAACATCGTCGGCGTCGCCACGGTGGTCGGCGCCGGCGGGCCCGGGGCGGTCCTCTGGATGTGGCTCACCGGCCTCTTCGGCATCGCCACGAAGTACGCGGAGGCGCTGCTCTCCGTGAAGTACCGCGTCACGACGGAGGACGGTTCCATGGCGGGCGGGCCGATGTACGTCCTCGAGAAGGGGCTCGGCTGCCGGTGGCTCGGGCTGGTCTTCGCCGCCCTCACGGCGACGGCCGCCTTCGGCATCGGCAACATGGTGCAGGCGAACTCGATCGCGACGATGCTGCGCGACAGCTTCGGCGTCTCCCCGTGGCTCACCGGCGCCGCGCTGACGGCCTGCACGGCGCTGGTGATGATCCGCGGCATCAGGTCCATCGCGCGGGTCTGCAGCCTCCTGGTGCCGTTCATGGCGGTTTTCTACATCCTCGGCTGCGCGGCGCTCCTGCTCGCGGGGGCGCGCGGCATCCCGGGGACGATCGCCTTGATTTTTCGGAGCGCCTTCACGGGGCAGGCGGCGCTCGGGGGATTTGTCGGCGCCGGGGTGCGGGACGCGGTCCGCTACGGGATCGCCCGGGGGCTCTTCTCGAACGAATCGGGGATGGGGAGCGCCCCGATTGTCGCCGCGGCTGCCAGGAGCCGCACGCCGATCGACCAGGCGCTCATCTCGATGACCGGGACGTTCTGGGACACGGTGGTGGTCTGCGCCATGACGGGGCTCGTGCTGGTGAACTCCGGCGCGTGGACGAGCGGACTGCAGGGCGCCGCGCTCACCTCCGCGGCGTTCGCCGGCATCCCCCGTGTCGGCCCGACGGTGCTCGCGGTGGGGCTGTGCACCTTCGTCGCCTCGACCATCTTCGGCTGGTGCTACTACGGGGAGAAGGCGATCGAGTACCTCCTCGGCGCCCGCGCGATCGAACCGTATCGAAGGATCTGGGTCGCCGCGGTGATGGCGGGATCGGTCCTCTCCATCCCGTCGGTCTGGGCGTTCGCGGACATCGCCAACGCCCTGATGGCCGTCCCGAACCTCGTCTCGCTCGTTTTGCTGAGCGGCGTCGCGGCGGCCGAGACGAAGGCCGGCCTCAAAAGGCTCTGCGGTCCCTGA